The following are from one region of the Quercus robur chromosome 1, dhQueRobu3.1, whole genome shotgun sequence genome:
- the LOC126723272 gene encoding heavy metal-associated isoprenylated plant protein 3-like, which produces MAKKKNKNKSNQNPNPNQNQKANEAEAKSEEVVTEKVVAAEEKKDNGGGEKKNKDSNSLTSVYKIDMHCEGCATKIKRCVKDFQGVEDVKTEMALNKLTVVGKVDPTKLRDKLSEKTKKNVELVSPLPPKKDNKAAADESKPEKKAEDKKPKEAPVTTAVLKLSLHCQGCIGKINRLVARTKGVQEMTLDKEKELVIVKGTMDAKALAESLRDRLKRPVEVVPPKKEKEGGGGDGDKKDGGGGKKKGGGDGGKEQGGGGGGGGGGGGNVMMENRMEVLGHPGFGYYDNGYGYGSGFVNGYGHANGSEYGYGHGYGGPMGGPMGGPMGVPVGGPVGVPVGGHLQHAPTMFSDENPNACSIM; this is translated from the exons ATGGCCAAG aagaagaacaagaacaagagcAACCagaacccaaacccaaaccagAATCAGAAGGCcaatgaggccgaggccaagaGCGAGGAGGTGGTGACCGAGAAGGTGGTGGCGGCGGAGGAGAAGAAGGACAATGGCGGaggagagaagaaaaacaaggaCTCGAATTCTCTCACGTCGGTTTACAAGATCGACATGCATTGCGAAGGCTGCGCCACCAAGATTAAGCGATGCGTCAAAGATTTCCAAG GCGTGGAGGATGTAAAGACGGAGATGGCGCTGAACAAGCTGACGGTGGTCGGAAAAGTGGACCCCACGAAACTGAGAGACAAGCTGTCTGAGAAAACGAAGAAGAATGTGGAGCTTGTCTCTCCTCTGCCTCCTAAGAAAGACAACAAAGCCGCAGCCGACGAAAGCAAACCTGAGAAGAAAGCCGAGGACAAAAAACCCAAAGAG GCTCCGGTGACGACGGCGGTTTTGAAGCTGTCACTGCACTGCCAGGGGTGCATTGGGAAGATTAACAGATTAGTCGCTAGGACCAAAG GTGTGCAAGAAATGACACTGGACAAAGAGAAGGAATTGGTGATTGTGAAGGGTACTATGGATGCAAAGGCTTTAGCTGAAAGCTTGAGGGATAGGCTCAAGAGGCCAGTGGAAGTTGTGCCcccaaagaaagagaaagaaggcGGCGGTGGTGACGGTGACAAGAAGGATGGTGGCGGTGGGAAGAAGAAGGGTGGAGGAGATGGTGGGAAAGAGCAaggtggtggcggtggcggtggcggtggcggcggTGGTAATGTAATGATGGAGAATAGAATGGAGGTTTTGGGACATCCCGGGTTTGGATATTACGACAATGGATACGGGTATGGTAGCGGGTTTGTTAATGGGTATGGGCATGCTAATGGGAGTGAGTATGGATATGGGCACGGATATGGAGGACCCATGGGTGGACCTATGGGTGGACCCATGGGCGTACCTGTGGGTGGACCCGTGGGCGTACCTGTGGGTGGGCACTTGCAACACGCACCAACTATGTTCAGTGATGAAAACCCAAATGCTTGCTCTATCATGTGA